A window of Limosilactobacillus reuteri genomic DNA:
GAAAAATATACGACAGGTCGTTAAAGAGAGCGAGACAGAAGTCACTTGTGACTTCGTTTTTCGACGCGAAGCTAGCCTCTGGGAGCCCCCGCAAGCAATAATAGGCCTCCAATGTTCGGTTTTTGAGCCGGACGTTGGAGGCCATTGTTGTACTGCGTATTTGCTTTTTATGAAAGTAACTTAACTTATATCACAGTCCTTTTTTGTTTGCAAATTTTTAGCGATATTTGTAATCCATTCCAAATTAAGAAAAACACAATACCGATAAAAAATAGCCAAATTAAAATAAATTTTAAGTAAACAGATGAGCGAACGGACAAGAATGCCACCGTTTGCTCATTTCTTTGCCGTGAATAAATTTCTTGACTCTTTTTCAGGAACCGCCTAAGAAAGAGATACATTGAATTTAAGGAGATGCAGTAATGGAAAAACGCGAACAAAAGAATGTTTTATGGTTTGATGAATTGCATCGCTCTGACGTTAATCTCGTTGGTGGGAAGTCCTCTTCCTTAGGTGAAATGACTTCTGCAATGAAAATTCCAGTTCCATATGGCTTTGCGACGACAACTCACGCTTATCGTCAATTTATGGCAGAAACGGGATTAAACGACCAAATTAATAAATTATTAGCTGAAATTAATGACTATGAAAATGCTGATGAACTTCATCGGGTTTGCTCACATATTCGGCAGATGATTCTCGAAGCACCGATGCCAAGTGAGATCGCTATGACAATCAAAAAAGCTTATGCAGCCTTATCAGAAAAAAATGGGTGAAACTGAGCCATTTGTAGCAATTAGGTCAAGTGCAACCGCTGAAGATTTACCAAATGCTTCTTTTGCGGGGCAGCAAGAATCGTATTTGAACGTGCGTGGTGCTGAAATGGTATTAGCAAAGGTTCAAGAATGTTATGCTTCCTTGTTTACCGATCGGGCAACCTATTACCGGCATAAGCAACATTTCCCTCATGAAAAAGTGGCTTTATCAGCGGCCGTTCAGATGATGGTTTTCTCAAAAGCTTCTGGGGTTATGTTTTCAGTTAACGTGGCGAACGGAAATGATGCTCAAATTGTTATTGATACGATTTGGGGATTAGGTGAATACATTGTTTTAGGAAAAGTAACACCGGATCATTTTGTGATTAATAAAAATAACCTTCAAGTAGTAGAACGTTCGGTAGTTCCGAAGGCAATTGAATTGTGTCAAACCCCTGGTGGCGGAGTACATGAAGCACCGGTGCCAGCAGACCGGGCAATCCGGCCAGCGCTAACTGAAGACCAAATTCATGAATTAGCAGGATACGCAAAGAAAATTGAAAAGCACTATGTCTGTTACATGGACATGGAATTTGCGCTAGACGCACGAACAGATCGGTTGTGGCTAGTACAAGCGCGTCCCGAAACAGTTTGGTCAAATAAAAATAATAAGCAAGCAACAAAGGAGTCCACTGTTTCAATGAACAAAACCGAAAAAATATTGATCAAAGGGTTACCAGCAAGTCCAGGTGTTTCAACTGGAAAGGTGCATGTAATTGCGGATCCTAAAGATATTGATGAATTTGAAGCATGAGAAATATTAGTAACGTTGATGACTTTCCCTGACTGGGTACCGGCAATGAAAAAAGCAGCCGCAATCATCACCGATAATGGTGGAATGACCTGCCATGCCGCAATTGTTTCTCGTGAAATGCAGATCCCTTGTATCGTTGGAACTAAGAGCTGTGGGCAAGCACTGAAATGCTGCAGGATGGCGAGCAAGTAACCGTTGATGCTAAAAATGGGGTCGTTTATCAGGGCGATCTCGCCGAGCAATTTAATAGTGAAAAAGAGTCAACAGAGCGTGGCTATGTAGAATATTACGCGCCGACAGCAACCAGGGTCATGATGAATTTAGGCGATCCAGAACTAGCAGATAAATATGCTACACTGCCGGTTGATGGCATTGGCTTAATGCGAGAAGAATTTCTTTGGACGACTTATATTCATGACCATCCCCTTTACTTAATTGAAACGGGTCATCCCGAAAAAGTCGTTGATATGCTAGCTGATGGGATTGCTAAAGTGGCACGGGCGATTGCTCCGCGGCCAATGGTTTTACGTTTTTCTGATTTTAAGTCGGGTGAATACCGTAATTTAACGGGCGGTGATAAATATGAGCCGCATGAACCCGCAGATTTATTAGGATGGCGTGGCGCTTCTCGATACTATGATCCTAAATATATCGAAGCTTTCAAGCTAGAACTGGCGGCGGTAAAAAAGGTACGCCAAGAGTTCCAATTAAAGAATCTCAATGTAATGATCCCGTTTGTCCGCACTGTTGCTGAGGCTGACAAGGTAACAAAATTAATGGCAGCAGCCGATTTACACCGCGGACCAGATTTTAAGGTGTACATGATGGTCGAGATCCCAAGTAATATCATCTTGGCGGATCAGTTTAATAAGTACGTTGATGGTTATTCGATTGGGTCCAATGATTTAGCAATGCTTATTTTAGGCTGTGATCGGAACAATGATACAGTGGCCACCTCTTTGATGAACGTAATCTTGTGGTAAAACGGGCGATTAGTCACCTTATTAAGACTGCTCACCAAGATAACAAGACGGTATCAATATGTGGGCAAGCACCGTCTGAATATCCTGAATTAGCATCTTTCTTAATTCAACAAGGGATTGATTATATTTCAGTTAATCCAGATATGGTTAAAGAAACAAAACAGAATGTGGCAAGGATTGAACAGCGCATAATCCTGGATAACGCGACTGGCAAGGGACGACAAGCTGTGGAAAGTTATGCATGGTAGAAAGGATTGAATAAAATGCAAATTTTTGTTGATATTAATGCTTCTGAAAATGGTAATGGTTCACAAGAGTTTCCGTTTAAGTACATCCAACAAGCGGCAGATATTGCTCAACCAGGGGATTATGTTCAAGTAATGCCGGGTGAATATCATGAAGAAGTTCATCCGCAAAATTCCGGAACTATTGATAAGCCGATTATTTATGCATCCGCTAAGCAAAATCGCGCAACCATCACGGGAGCTGACCGTGTTACTGGCTGGCAACATGTTGCTGGTCCGGTATGGCAATTAAAACTCCCTAATGCCAACTTTGGTAACTATAATCCATACAACGTTTTAGTCGATCAAACTTTTAATCATGCTGGTGAAATCTTCCTAAATAATAAAGCAATGTACGAGGTTGATCAGTTAGCAAAAGTTGAAACACCAAGCGAAAATAAACTTTCACGAGACCGGAAATTTACCTGTTACACCTGGTATACCGAACAGTTGCCAGCAGAAGATGCAACCGTAATCTATGCGAACTTCCAAGCGCAAAATCCTAATGAGGAACATGTTGAACTGACTTTCCGGGAGACGTGTTTCTACCCAGAAAAAGCAGGACTCAATCACCTTATCTTATCGGGCTTTACAATGACGAAGGCTGCTTGTCGATGGGCATCTTCGCAATATAATAAGGGGATTATTGGTACTAATCGTGGTCAAGGATGGAAGATTGCTAAGTGTGATATTTCTCACGCTAAGTGTTCCGGGCTCTCCCTTGGTCGAAATATTGTTCCAACCATTGATGATGATAAGATTTATCCACATCGAATTAAGAATAATACGATTCATGATTGTGGACAGACCGGAATTATCGGTGTTGAAGGCAACCCATCACCGATTATTGAACACAATAGTATTTATAACATTAACGTCCGCCAAAACCTTGTCAGTGATGATGTCAGTGCGATCAATCTTTCGCCAGCGATTGGGGCTAAGATTTTACGCAACTGCATTCATGATTGTACGCGCGGAATTTGGCTTGGTGGCAAGGTTGAAGATACCCAAATTTCACGGAATGTGTTCTACAACAATTCACTGCCAGATTCATTCGAAGTCACAAACGAAAATCGCGAGGACTTAGTTGCGGCCCTTGGTGAAGATATTGAAATTAAGGATTCGATGGGTGTGACTTTGATTGATAACAATTTCTTATTATCAGACTGTGCACTCAAGCTCGAATCTAAGGGTATCCTTCTCGTTCATAACCTAATTAATGGCAGTGTGGAATGGTTAAGCAATACGAATGTTGCTGAAAATGATCCTTACTACCACCGCCTTTATCAACAAAAAGTGACAGAAAGTGCTCTTTACGATTCTTCCTGTTTTTATAACAATGTCTTTATCCGAAAGAATCTCCGGAGTGAAATGGCAAAATTAATTGCATTTGCCCACGAACAGGCAAGCGAACAACCAATTGATAATCATATTAGTGATGATAATGCCGCTTATGTTGGTCTCGCCAGTGGACAACGAAGCTATATTCCAGCTAATAAAGCAGGAAATGTTTTTATGAATGATGAGCAAGAAGACGTTAAGATCGACATCGATTCAAATGAAGGTGGGGTATTTCTTGATAGTAATATTTGCGACTACTTGAATGAAGATACTAGTCGGGTGATCGCAGTTGGTAAGACTCCTGAGACTGCCTGTGATTTTGATACGGATTTCTTAGGGAACCATCGTGAAGGGATTAGTGTAACAGCTGGACCTTTTGATACAAAAGAAGAATACAGTCGACGCTTATTTAGGCTACTGTTTTAAGGAGGTAAAGGAATGCGCAAACCGTTTATTATTGCGAATTGGAAAATGAATAAAAACGTTCATGAATCCGTTGCATTTGTTAAAGTAATTAAAAGAAAGCTCCCGGCAAATAAAGAAATCGGGATCGCAGCACAAGCAGTTTCGCTATATAACATGAAAAAAGTGGCGGGATCTTCCAACTTGCAAATTATTGCTCAAAATGCATCAGCTGAGTTAGAGGGACCGTATACTGGAGAAATTAGTATGCGGAGTTTGGCAGATGCGGGCGTGACATATGTGATGCTAGGACATTTAGAGCGCCGGCGCCTGTTCAATGAAAGTAATGATTCGATTAATCAAAAAGTTTTAGCAGCCCTCAATGCCGGAATTATTCCCATTATTTGTACAGATGAAGAGATGGTCCAAACAGAAGTTAACGGAAAAATTCATTATGTCTTTCGTCAACTAAAAAGCGTTCTTAAAGGGGTACCAGCTAACAAACTATCACAGATTGTTATTTCATATGAACCAAGTTGGGCCGTTGGGAGCACACACCAAGCAAACCCCGACATTGCTGAAGAGGGCTGTCAGGCAATTCGTCAAAGCCTGGTTGAAATGTATTGTAATGAGATTGGCGCGCAAGTCCGAATACTCTATGGTGGCAGCGTTAATCCCGAGAACATTGGCCAAATTATGAGTAAACCAAATGTTGACGGGGCATTAATCGGACGTGCAAGTCTCGAGATTGAAAGCTTTTTACAAATGATCAATTATATCGAATTAGCGAGCAAGCAGAAGTTACAGGTGATTTAGGAGGAAAAATGGATGGCTTACTTTGATAACGGAAACAAACTTTTTGATGACGCCCGGAAGAATCAATACGCAATTGGGGCATATAATATTAATAATCTTGAATGGACCCGGGCAATTTTGCGGGCAGCAGCTGAGACTAATACCCCAGTACTAATCCAAGTGTCAATGGGCGCTGCTAAGTATATGGGTGGTTATAAGTTTGTCAAAGATATGGTTGAAGACCAGATGGATGCAATGGGAATTAAAGTTCCCGTTATCCTGAATCTTGACCATGGTGACTATGATGCAGCGATTGAATGCATTAACTTAGGATATTCGTCAGTCATGTTTGACGGCCATAAGTTGCCAATTGAAGAAAATTACGCCAAAACCAAAGAGATCGTCCAATTGGCGCATTCACGCGGCATTGCAGTTGAAGCCGAAATCGGTAAAGTGGGAGAAAACCAGGATACCAGTAGTGGGGAGCTCGCTGACGTTGAAGATGCAATGGCGTTTGCGGCGATGGGGGTTGACCGCCTTGCTTGTGGGGTTGGCAACATCCACGGCATTTACCCTGCTAACTGGCCAGGGTTAGACTTTGACCGTCTTCAAGAAATTGCGAATGCGATTGATATTCCGCTAGTACTTCACGGTGGTTCGGGAATTCCTAGAGAACAGGTTCAAAAGGCAATTTCAATGGGGATTGCAAAGGTAAATATCAATACTGAATTCCAGTTAGCGTTCCAAGATGCAACCCGGAAGTATATTGAAAATGAATTAGACCTCAATAAAGAACAAAAAGGGTATGATCCACGGAAATTATTACTTCCCGGAACAGATGCAATAACTGCTAAAATGAAAGATATGATTGAATGGTTAGGCACACCAGCAGTTGTCTAATTATAATGGAGGTTATGGAATGGCAATCACAGTTTACTTTGTCCGGCATGGTGAGACCTACTTTAACCGGTTTGCCCGCTTGCAAGGATGGTCAGATACCCCGCTTACAGAAAAGGGCAAGATGAATGCTAAAAAGATCGGCCAAGTTTTAGCAGATTTAAGGATCGATTATCTTTTCTCCAGTGATTTAAAACGAGCGGTTGATACGGCACGGCTTTTAATTGCGGATCACCCAACTGCGAAAATGAAAGAACCAATTCAAAAGGAATTCTTCCGCGAGGTATTTTATGGATCTTTTGAAGGCCATAGTAATGAGGAAAGGGCCATCTGGGCAAGCTATCTTGAAGGCAAGCGATTTAGGCGTATCGGTGAATTAGTTGATGAATTTGGCGTTGAAAAAGCGCATGACCTGCTGAAAGCTGCCGATCCAGCCCACCTTGCAGAAGATAGTAATGAGTTAAATACTCGTATAGAGCAGGCAATTGCCTTTTTACAAAGCTTACCTGACGGAAGTAATGTGGTCGTAGTAGCTCATGGATCGATCATCCAATATATTGCGGGGATGTATGGCGAATCTGGATATAAGTATGAAAACTTACATAACGGCGCGCTGATGAAGGTCCAGCTAACAGCTAGGGACGTTGAAATTACCGGATACAATCAATTTAAACTATAAAAAGAGGCAAGAAATTATTTTCCAAACCTCTTTTATTATGAAAATTCTTTAGTAATTTTATCCAGCCATAATGGCAATGTCTCGTTTAGGCTATTGTAAGTATCTTCAAAGCGGTGAGTATACCAAGGATCGGGAATTTCTTGATCCTCTTTACCGGGAATTACTTCATATGCTAAATGGACTTTATCACGATCTTGTGCTGGTGCAATGCGTTGCAAGTTGTACTTGTTCATATTATCCATGCAGATGATGTAATCAGCCCACTCGAAGTCTTGTCGTGTAATTGGGCGTGAGATTAAGCCATCCGTTGATAACCCGTGCGCGTGCATTGTCTTTGCAGCACCGGGGTGGGGACCATTTCCTTCTTCTTCGTTACTTGTTCCAGCAGAATCAACATTGATTTTGCCATTTAATCCTGCCTCATCAACCATTTGCTTAAACATTGCCTCGGCCATTGGTGACCGACAAATATTTCCTAAGCAGACAAATAAAACGTTCATGTAATCACCTCATTTATACTTCTATCATACCGAAAAAGATAATATTTTGCTAAAATATTCGGTAATCCTAACACTATCCTTAAGTTTTTGGTAAAATTAAGGACAAATATTTTTTAGAGGAGGAACAAAAATGACCCTTATTATTGTAATTGTTATCATTGTCTTGTTGATTGCTATTTATGCAGGACTTTATAACGGTTTGATTCAATTGCGGACACACGCACAAGAATCATGGAGTCAAATTGATGTTCAATTACAACGACGTAACGACTTGATCCCTAACTTAATTTCAACAGTCAAGGGCTATAGCAAGTATGAAGCCGGGACCTTGGAAAAGGTAACAAAGCTGCGGACAGAATTAAACAGTATTCCAGACAGCGATCATGCTAAAAAAATGGAAGTTTCCAATGAATTAACGGGAACTTTACGGACATTATTTGCCGTCGCTGAAAATTATCCAGACTTAA
This region includes:
- a CDS encoding right-handed parallel beta-helix repeat-containing protein, which produces MQIFVDINASENGNGSQEFPFKYIQQAADIAQPGDYVQVMPGEYHEEVHPQNSGTIDKPIIYASAKQNRATITGADRVTGWQHVAGPVWQLKLPNANFGNYNPYNVLVDQTFNHAGEIFLNNKAMYEVDQLAKVETPSENKLSRDRKFTCYTWYTEQLPAEDATVIYANFQAQNPNEEHVELTFRETCFYPEKAGLNHLILSGFTMTKAACRWASSQYNKGIIGTNRGQGWKIAKCDISHAKCSGLSLGRNIVPTIDDDKIYPHRIKNNTIHDCGQTGIIGVEGNPSPIIEHNSIYNINVRQNLVSDDVSAINLSPAIGAKILRNCIHDCTRGIWLGGKVEDTQISRNVFYNNSLPDSFEVTNENREDLVAALGEDIEIKDSMGVTLIDNNFLLSDCALKLESKGILLVHNLINGSVEWLSNTNVAENDPYYHRLYQQKVTESALYDSSCFYNNVFIRKNLRSEMAKLIAFAHEQASEQPIDNHISDDNAAYVGLASGQRSYIPANKAGNVFMNDEQEDVKIDIDSNEGGVFLDSNICDYLNEDTSRVIAVGKTPETACDFDTDFLGNHREGISVTAGPFDTKEEYSRRLFRLLF
- the tpiA gene encoding triose-phosphate isomerase, whose amino-acid sequence is MRKPFIIANWKMNKNVHESVAFVKVIKRKLPANKEIGIAAQAVSLYNMKKVAGSSNLQIIAQNASAELEGPYTGEISMRSLADAGVTYVMLGHLERRRLFNESNDSINQKVLAALNAGIIPIICTDEEMVQTEVNGKIHYVFRQLKSVLKGVPANKLSQIVISYEPSWAVGSTHQANPDIAEEGCQAIRQSLVEMYCNEIGAQVRILYGGSVNPENIGQIMSKPNVDGALIGRASLEIESFLQMINYIELASKQKLQVI
- the fba gene encoding class II fructose-1,6-bisphosphate aldolase → MAYFDNGNKLFDDARKNQYAIGAYNINNLEWTRAILRAAAETNTPVLIQVSMGAAKYMGGYKFVKDMVEDQMDAMGIKVPVILNLDHGDYDAAIECINLGYSSVMFDGHKLPIEENYAKTKEIVQLAHSRGIAVEAEIGKVGENQDTSSGELADVEDAMAFAAMGVDRLACGVGNIHGIYPANWPGLDFDRLQEIANAIDIPLVLHGGSGIPREQVQKAISMGIAKVNINTEFQLAFQDATRKYIENELDLNKEQKGYDPRKLLLPGTDAITAKMKDMIEWLGTPAVV
- a CDS encoding histidine phosphatase family protein, yielding MAITVYFVRHGETYFNRFARLQGWSDTPLTEKGKMNAKKIGQVLADLRIDYLFSSDLKRAVDTARLLIADHPTAKMKEPIQKEFFREVFYGSFEGHSNEERAIWASYLEGKRFRRIGELVDEFGVEKAHDLLKAADPAHLAEDSNELNTRIEQAIAFLQSLPDGSNVVVVAHGSIIQYIAGMYGESGYKYENLHNGALMKVQLTARDVEITGYNQFKL
- a CDS encoding low molecular weight protein-tyrosine-phosphatase, whose translation is MNVLFVCLGNICRSPMAEAMFKQMVDEAGLNGKINVDSAGTSNEEEGNGPHPGAAKTMHAHGLSTDGLISRPITRQDFEWADYIICMDNMNKYNLQRIAPAQDRDKVHLAYEVIPGKEDQEIPDPWYTHRFEDTYNSLNETLPLWLDKITKEFS
- a CDS encoding LemA family protein; the encoded protein is MTLIIVIVIIVLLIAIYAGLYNGLIQLRTHAQESWSQIDVQLQRRNDLIPNLISTVKGYSKYEAGTLEKVTKLRTELNSIPDSDHAKKMEVSNELTGTLRTLFAVAENYPDLKASAEYQKLMEELTNTENKIAYSRQLYNSTVAALDAKIQSFPSNIVAKIHHFQQMDYLQVPEEAKAVPKVSFDDLGD